The region ATCTTCTGACATTTCAAAAAAGACTCCGAAGGCATACACATCCTTTTTCAATACAGAAAGGACCGCTTCTACCTTATTCGTGATGCCGTTTTGTTTCATATATTCAGCAAGGGTGAACGCGCCTTTACCCGATGATATTATGTTTGAAAATATCATTATATCTCCGGGTTCCGTGTAGAAAAGATCGTTTTCCCATCCGGTAGTTTTAGAATAAACTGAAAGTATTTGAAACAGTTCTTTCACTGTTTTATCATCGTTCAGGTAAGTGGAAAGTCCGCTCAAACCGTCGTTTAGGTATTTAGGTGGAATATAGACAGCAAGATTCGTTGTGCTCGCCTTAAACGGATATTGATCCGCCCAAACTTCAATCCCTTCGGCATTTGCCTTGTCAATCATTTCAAGCAGCTTTAAGGATTTACCCCAATTTTTTCTGCCGGCGGTTTTTAGATGAGAAATATTTAAAGGTATCTTTGCTGTGCGCGCTATGGTGATGGCCTCTTCAACAGACTCTACCACATCGCTCCCCTCATTTCGTATATGGGTGGCATAATTACCGCCGTACTTGGCCGCTTCCTTGCATAGTTCGACAAGCTCACCGGTTTTTGCAAAAACTCCCGGAGGGTAAATAAGGCCGCTCGAAAGCCCGAGAGAACCGTCTTTCATGCAGGCTGCAAGCAGATTCTTCATCGCCGCCATTTCAGATTCGGTCGGGTCGCGATCATCAAACCCCATGGCGGTTATACGAAGAAAATTATGACCCGTATAGACGGCTATATTTGTTCCGTTTCCAGCAGAGTCAATATGGTCAAAAAACTGCGCAAGCGTCTTTATGCCCTTGTATTTTTCGAGGGTTTCCTTTGAAACCATCTTGGTAAACATCGTTTTTTCTGCAATATCCGGATCAATTGCCGGAAATGCGCTTATACCGCACTGGCCGGTAATCTCGGTCGTCACGCCCTGCAAAAGCGAATTCTCTGCGGTGGGGTTGTCAAGACAGACTGCGTCTGAATGGGTATGGTTGTCAATAAAACCAGGGGCAATAATAAGACCATCCGCATCTATTACATTCTGCGAAGATTCGGACAGGGACTTCCCCTTTTCAACAATGATACCATTTTTAATCGCAATATCTTCCCGTACAGCGGGCGCACCCGTACCGTCAATCACCATGCCGTTTTTAATGACTAAATCACACATTACCCTACCCCTTTATACTCGTTTAACTATAACCGCATCGGCGGCTAAACAACGGCCGCCTCTCCGTTCGAGATATAAACCCTGGCGACCCGAGAACCAATTGTACCATAAAGTAATTCGAAGGTCTGCCCCGTATGCCGTTCGATGTCCCAGGTCTTAATCCGTTCATCTCCATCCCTGCCAATAAGGGTTACCTGCTGGCCTATCTCGCAGGGAATGCCGGTAACATCAATAAAGCTTTGATCCATACAAATACCCAAAAAATGAGTGCGTTTACCGCTGACAAGCACGGGACCCTGTGTTTTAGCCCAGGGC is a window of Treponema primitia ZAS-1 DNA encoding:
- a CDS encoding N-acyl-D-amino-acid deacylase family protein; protein product: MCDLVIKNGMVIDGTGAPAVREDIAIKNGIIVEKGKSLSESSQNVIDADGLIIAPGFIDNHTHSDAVCLDNPTAENSLLQGVTTEITGQCGISAFPAIDPDIAEKTMFTKMVSKETLEKYKGIKTLAQFFDHIDSAGNGTNIAVYTGHNFLRITAMGFDDRDPTESEMAAMKNLLAACMKDGSLGLSSGLIYPPGVFAKTGELVELCKEAAKYGGNYATHIRNEGSDVVESVEEAITIARTAKIPLNISHLKTAGRKNWGKSLKLLEMIDKANAEGIEVWADQYPFKASTTNLAVYIPPKYLNDGLSGLSTYLNDDKTVKELFQILSVYSKTTGWENDLFYTEPGDIMIFSNIISSGKGAFTLAEYMKQNGITNKVEAVLSVLKKDVYAFGVFFEMSEDDIENIMKHPLVAVGTDGWTITSGTSYLPPRAYSAFPRVIEHYVGERKLFTLEECIRKITYFPASKARIKSKGLIAEGMDADITIFDNKRIKANATFEQPRLPNDGIEYVIIGGKVVVRSGKLTGVLAGRSVRHGRN